One stretch of Desulfobacterales bacterium DNA includes these proteins:
- a CDS encoding zeta toxin family protein, whose translation MPTCWIIAGPNGSGKTTFALDYLPKVAGCTHFLNADLIASGLSPLAPARELVAASRIFLKEIEASIAGGVDFAFETTLSGRGHLKLINRLKKAGWQVELIYLALPSIEMSKLRVAERVAHGGHDIPIKDIERRFPRSLCNLLSDFSSAADRCVCFMNDSDDPVLVFEQQGEIRNILHDEYFTLLSKESGL comes from the coding sequence ATGCCCACCTGTTGGATCATCGCCGGTCCCAACGGCTCGGGCAAAACCACCTTTGCCCTGGATTATCTGCCCAAGGTGGCCGGTTGCACCCATTTTCTCAACGCGGATTTGATCGCCTCCGGTCTTTCGCCCTTGGCACCGGCGCGTGAGCTTGTGGCGGCAAGCCGAATTTTTTTGAAAGAAATTGAAGCGAGCATTGCCGGGGGTGTGGACTTTGCCTTTGAAACCACCCTTTCGGGCCGGGGGCATTTAAAACTCATCAACCGCCTGAAAAAGGCCGGCTGGCAGGTCGAACTCATTTATCTGGCACTGCCCAGTATTGAAATGTCCAAACTGCGCGTTGCCGAGCGTGTTGCCCATGGGGGTCATGACATTCCGATAAAGGATATTGAACGCCGCTTTCCGCGCAGTCTCTGCAATTTATTATCCGATTTCAGCAGTGCGGCGGACCGCTGCGTCTGCTTTATGAATGATAGCGACGACCCGGTGCTGGTTTTCGAGCAACAGGGAGAAATCCGGAACATTCTTCATGACGAATATTTTACGCTGTTATCAAAGGAGTCAGGATTATGA
- a CDS encoding restriction endonuclease subunit S has product MPVYIPKDLASKFCTKGDILLGRYGASVGKLFWAFDGAYNVALAKVIHSPKIICPKFLFLTLESNVFQRHLYSASRSAQAGFNKGDIHPIVLPFPPFAEQKRIVAKVDELMALCDKLEAQQQKRRKLQALTRTTALDALANAQSSHELKTAWLRVQDHLPLLLDGPDSVDALQSLLAKLAVRGFFSKSSQDNVQLESIITTTNKVRKEYMKKKWLRKQKVVGKAKIENHIYPRHWAVVAFDEVAIVIGGITKGRNLKNRKTAFYPYLRVANVQRGYFDLSGMKEIEVPMDEYEKYQLMEGDLLITEGGDWDKVGRTAIWHEQIGHCLHQNHIFKARVPSELILNEWVELVFNSDVGRDYFAGASKQTTNLSSINMTQLRNFYFPVPPLSEQNEILKRLKLMIEISRTLHNQLLKAQTVSGFFAQSAIAAITGTHIKDKETMKAPETELVTKLKLAASPNNQYHAPLCAILAGHRGELSAKALWNYSGLTIDGFYQQLKTEMARGWIVEPQKARVIEKAVALENAGVP; this is encoded by the coding sequence CTTTAGCAAAAGTTATACACTCACCTAAAATTATCTGCCCTAAATTCTTATTTTTGACGCTTGAATCAAATGTTTTCCAAAGACATCTCTATTCGGCGAGTAGATCAGCACAGGCTGGTTTTAACAAAGGGGATATTCATCCAATTGTTCTTCCTTTTCCTCCATTTGCAGAACAAAAACGCATCGTAGCCAAAGTCGATGAGCTGATGGCACTGTGCGACAAACTGGAAGCCCAGCAGCAAAAACGCCGCAAGCTGCAAGCCCTCACCCGCACCACCGCGCTGGACGCACTCGCCAACGCCCAAAGCTCCCACGAACTCAAAACCGCTTGGTTGCGGGTTCAGGATCATTTGCCGTTGCTGTTGGATGGGCCGGATAGTGTCGATGCCTTGCAAAGCTTGCTCGCGAAACTTGCGGTTCGAGGTTTTTTTTCTAAATCCTCACAGGATAATGTACAACTTGAATCTATTATCACAACAACGAACAAGGTACGAAAAGAGTACATGAAAAAAAAGTGGCTGAGGAAACAAAAGGTCGTTGGCAAAGCTAAAATCGAAAATCATATCTATCCCAGACACTGGGCGGTTGTTGCGTTTGATGAAGTTGCCATTGTAATTGGAGGAATCACTAAGGGCAGAAATTTAAAAAATCGGAAGACAGCTTTTTACCCATATCTTCGGGTTGCAAATGTACAAAGGGGTTACTTTGATCTTTCTGGAATGAAAGAAATTGAAGTACCAATGGATGAATATGAAAAGTACCAGCTTATGGAAGGAGACCTACTGATAACCGAAGGTGGTGATTGGGATAAAGTGGGTCGTACGGCCATCTGGCATGAACAGATTGGACATTGCTTACATCAAAACCATATTTTTAAGGCTCGCGTGCCCTCAGAATTGATTCTGAATGAATGGGTTGAGTTAGTCTTTAACTCAGATGTCGGCAGAGACTACTTTGCAGGTGCTTCAAAGCAAACAACGAATCTATCCTCAATTAATATGACCCAACTTAGAAATTTTTATTTTCCGGTTCCGCCTCTCTCGGAACAAAATGAAATTTTAAAACGCCTTAAACTTATGATAGAAATATCCCGAACACTGCATAACCAATTGCTAAAAGCACAAACCGTTTCTGGATTTTTTGCTCAATCCGCCATCGCCGCAATCACCGGCACCCACATCAAGGACAAAGAGACCATGAAAGCCCCTGAAACCGAACTGGTAACCAAGCTGAAACTGGCGGCAAGTCCCAACAACCAGTACCATGCACCGCTTTGCGCCATCCTGGCCGGACACCGCGGTGAACTCTCGGCAAAAGCGTTGTGGAACTATTCGGGACTTACGATCGACGGATTCTACCAGCAACTGAAAACCGAAATGGCACGCGGATGGATCGTGGAACCCCAAAAAGCGCGGGTCATTGAAAAGGCGGTTGCGCTGGAAAACGCGGGGGTGCCCTGA